The nucleotide window GCCAGCGTAAAGCGTGAAAGTCGATGACCTTGCCGGTGGGGGAAATGAAAAACCCCACCGGCAAGCACCGCGCTTGGGGGAGGGAACCGGCCAAGCAAGATGTCTCGTCTCGAATGTCGATGACGCGGCTCTGCGGGGCAGTGGATAAGCTGTCGGCCACGGTGAGGCTGGCGTCGTCGCGTGCGAGCGCGCTGCCGGAAATGGCGACGCAACACGTCAAAGCGATACTCAGCACTCGGACCAACATGCGATCAACACCCCCCGAAGCGGATTTCAGGTGCCGCGCCCGCATCCGACGTTTTCGCGGCGGGCGGGTTTTCGATGTAGTACGACATCAAGTCTTCGACCGGAACTTCGCCGAAGCCCTTGCCGACGTCGACGCTGCCCATTTCATAAACCGGTTTGGGTTTTTCTGCGGCGGCTACTGTCTCGGCATCCATGGCGGCGAACGGAAACGCCACCATCGCCACCACCAACGACACCGCCAGCGAACCGATGCAAAAAATCACGCTGTCTCTATCCATGGTGCGGCCCCTTACAATGTGTTCTTGAGAAAGCTGATGTACATGACGCCGAACGCCAGCACGGCCATGGTGATTTGCGCGGTGGTTTCAAAGTCCATTGTTCGTGCTCCTCAATCGCCGCGGTAGTGGCGGATCAGGGTGTTGACGCTGATCGCTTGCCCGGTTTCGGGGTGTTCGACCTTGGGCGTGAAATGAGCCACGCCGTCGCGATCGGTGCGCAGGCTCGGCGGCGGTGCAATCAACATCGCCGCCATGCCGCCCAACGAAACCAGCAGTGCGCCCCAGGCGTAGATGCTCATGGCGATTTTCGACATGGTGGTTCTCCAGATGGATCAATCCTTGCGGACGTAAATTTTCCAGCAGCGGGCGTCTTTGACCGTTTCCAGGTGGGTGGCGCTCATTTCGTCGCACATCGGCGGGATGGCTTCCATGGACGACGGATTGTCGACCATCACCTCGATCACTTGGCCGACCTCGATTTGGCCGACGGTCTTTTTGGTCATCAATTGCGGACGCGGGCAGCTGTCGCCGATGCAATCGACCACCTGAACGACCGTGTAGGTGTTGCCGTCGCTGAGCGTGACGTCGTGGCTGGCGGCGGTTTCTTCGGCTTTCGGTTTTTTGCTGAACAGTCCCATGGTGCTTCTCTCTTAAAATAAAGGTTTTGATCGGTTACTCGGCCGCGGCGGCTTCATGGCTTTTAGCCACGTCTCGATGATGCCCGGCTTGGATGGCTTCCTTGCGCAAGATGGCGCGATAGATGGCGTAGAGGACGGCGACCTGCATCAAACCGAAGACGATTGCCGGGATGCCGAACTTTTCTTGCAAGGTGGCGGCGTTGGCGTAGCCCAATTGCAGGGCTTCCAGGTTGGGCTCGCCGGTCATGCTGACGGGGGCGGGCGGCCAGTAGTTCGCCGACCACACCAGCGAAAACAAAAACATTCCGACAAAGGTGAAAATCAACGCCCATACCGCGCCGATGTTGCCTTCACCGGCCTTGACCCAGGTCGAAACCGTGCAAGCCCCGGCCAACACCATGCCGACGCCGAAGATGAACAGACCGGCAAAGGTGTTCAAGCCGACGTCGAAGTGCATGGTCTTGCCTTCGCCGAAGGTGATGAACAGGGTGAAGCCGAACGTCAAAATCATCATCGCGACCAGCAACGCCTTGGTGTTGCGATAGGTGCTGAACAACATCGCATCGCGCAGTGCGGCGGTGTTGCAAAAGCGCGAACGCTGAACCAGCAGCCCGACGACGGACCCGAAAATGAAAGCAACGATGCATTCGCCAACGACGGACATGGCTCAACCCTCCAGAATTTTTTTGTAGATGAACGAGCCGACCCACGCTCCCGCGACGATGCCGCTGATGGCGAGATACCCGCCGAGGTTCATTTCCGGGGTCAGGCCGAAGAAGGTCGAAACGTTGCACACGAACGCCAGGCGGATGCCTACGCCCATCAGCAAGCCGCCGATGGTGATCATCAGCCATTCCGACATGCGGCGGGGAAAACGCAGGTAAAATTCGTTGCTCAACTTGGCGCCGACAAAAGCGCCGAACAGCATGCCGAGGCTGATGTAGATCTTCCAATAACCGGCGTCGGGCACGAACACGAGATTCCAAAACGGCAGGCGTTTGAGGTCGTCACCCATAAAAACTTCGGCGATCAGGCCGGTCATCATGGTTTCGCCGCCGCCCACGGTCCACGCGCCGACGATGAGGAAGAGAAAGATGTCGAGAACGGCGATGGCCATCAATGCGATGACCGGATCGAGAGTCTTTTTGAAAAACTCCATGGGCCTGAAGCCTCCCCACTTTGGTGTTTTGATCTAGGTGCGGCGTTTTCCGCCGCGTTGAAAAAAGTCTAGGCTGGCAGGAAATGCGAGTGGTAGTAATTATTGGAAACGGACTGGATATGCGTGCGGCCAAGATCGCAAAATAGGGGGCGATCTCCCGGATATCAGCCGTTCACCCCCCAATAAAAAGGTGCCAGGACATGTCAATTTTTATCGAAATCGAACCGGAAAACTTTCTGGGACACATGTTCAATGCCTGTTCAACCGATCAGGTGAACGAATTCATCCCCGAAAAACGCGGGTTTCGAATCCATGGGCACAGCACCACGATTCGTCTTGAAAAGGTCTTTTGGACCGTGCTTGAAGAAATGTCGGATCGTATGAAACTGACCTTGCCGCAATTGATCATGCGCATCCACGATCAGTGCCTGGTGGCGAACGACAAAAACATTTCGTCCTGTCTGCGGGTCATTTGCATGAAATATATGAACATCTACGCGTAAAGTCGGCTTGCTGGCGGCGTCAGCATGGCGAAGCGCATCGCAACGGGATGCAAGCATGCTTGACACTGTGGTAGATCTGTTTCCCACAATGTTTCCGTAAATCACAAAATGGCAAGAAATACATTGTATTAAATCAATTGGTTAGCGGGCGTCTCCCCGTCGCGAATGCGACTGGCACACCCCTTGCTGATAGGTCCGGTTAAGAACGGCGAAGCCGTGCAAACCGTACCAATCATTCACAAGGGAGATGACGATGGGGGAGGCAACAGAGACCTTCTATGACGTGATCAGGCGTCAGGGTATTTCACGCCGGAATTTTTTGAAATTTTGCAGCCTGACGGCGGCATCCCTCGGCCTTGGGCCTGCGTTTGCGTCCAAGATCGCCAACGCGATGGAAACCAAGCCGCGCATTCCGGTGCTGTGGCTGCACGGTCTGGAATGCACCTGCTGTTCGGAAAGCTTCATCCGTTCCGCCCATCCTCTGGTCAAGGACGTGGTGCTTTCGATGATCTCGCTCGATTACGACGACACCATCATGGCGGCGGCCGGGCATCAGGCCGAAGCGATCTTGGAAGAGGTCAAAGAGAAATACAAAGGCCGCTATATCTTGGCGGTCGAAGGCAATCCGCCGCTCAATGACGGCGGCGTATACTGCATGCCGGGCGGCGTGCCGTTTGTCGATAAGCTCAAATACATGGCCGAAGACGCCCAGGCGATCATTTCATGGGGCTCTTGCGCGTCTTGGGGCTGTGTGCAGGCGGCCAAACCAAACCCCACCGGTGCGACCCCGGTGCATAAGGTCATCAAGGACAAACCGATCATCAAGGTGCCGGGCTGCCCGCCCATCGCCGAGGTCATGACCGGCGTGGTGACCTATCTGTTGACGTTCGAACGCATGCCCGAACTGGACCGCCAAGGCCGTCCGAAAATGTTCTATTCCCAACGCATTCACGACAAGTGCTATCGCCGTTCGCATTTCGATGCCGGTCAATTCGTTGAGACCTGGGACGATGAGCAGGCGCGCAAAGGCTACTGCCTTTACAAAATGGGCTGCAAGGGCCCGACCACCTACAACGCGTGTTCGACCACACGCTGGAACGAAGGCGTGTCCTTTCCGATCCAATCGGGTCACGGCTGTATCGGTTGTTCGGAAGACGGCTTTTGGGACAAGGGCGGTTTTTACGAGCGCGCCAACACCGTCAACGCATTCGGCATTGAAGAAAACGCAGACACAATCGGTGGCGCTGCCGCCGCGACTGTCGGTGTCGCCGCCGCTGCCCATGCTGCATTGAGCCTCGTGAAGAGAGCGCAGCAAAAGGGTTCCGGCGATGGCGAAAACTGACGGTCAGGGGAGGACATAACTCATGGCGACGACTACACCCAACGGGTTCAATCTCGATAACTCCGGCCGCCGCGTGGTGGTCGATCCGGTGACCCGCATCGAAGGGCACCTGCGTGTCGAGGTGAATCTCGACGACAACAACGTGATCCGCAACGCTGTGTCCACCGGCACCATGTGGCGCGGGTTGGAGCTGATCTTGCAAGGCCGCGACCCGCGCGATGCCTGGGCCTTTACCCAGCGTATCTGCGGGGTGTGCACCGGCACCCACGCGTTGACCTCGGTGCGTGCGGTGGAAAATGCGTTGAACATCGACATTCCGGAAAACGCAAACTCGATCCGCAACATCATGCAGCTGACGTTGCAGGTTCACGACCATCTGGTGCACTTCTATCATCTGCACGCACTCGACTGGGTCGATGTGGTTTCGGCGCTGAACGCCGACCCCAAGGCGACATCGGAACTGGCGCAGTCCATTTCCAAGTGGCCGCTGTCGTCGCCGGGGTATTTCAAGGACATCCAGACGCGACTGAAAAAGTTCGTCGAAAGTGGACAGTTGGGGCCGTTCAAAAACGCCTACTGGGGGCACCCGGCCTACAAGCTTCCGGCGGAAGCGAACCTGATGGCGGTGGCGCACTATTTGGAGGCGCTCGACTTCCAAAAGGAGATCGTCAAAATCCACGCCATCTTCGGCGGCAAGAACCCGCACCCGAATTGGCTGGTCGGCGGCGTGCCCTGTGCCATCAACCTGGACGGGGAAGGCTCCGTCGGCGCGATCAATATGGAACGCTTGAACCTGGTGTCGTCGATCATCGATCGCTGCATCGAGTTCACCGAGCAGGTCTACATTCCCGATCTGTTGGCCGTGGCCAGTTTCTATAAAGACTGGCTCTACGGCGGCGGGCTTTCGAGCACCAACGTGCTGTCGTATGGCGACATACCCGATCACGCCAACGACTATTCGGCGGCCAACCTGATGCTGCCGCGCGGCGCCATCATCAACGGCGATCTGTCGAAGGTGCACGAGGTCGATCTGTTCGATCCCGAACAGGTTCAAGAGCACGTCGATCATTCTTGGTATTCATACGAAGGCGGTGCAAAGGGTCTGCATCCGTTCGAGGGGCAAACCAAACCGAACTTCGTTCTGGGGCCCAACGCCAAAGGCGACGCCAAAAAAATTGAAGAATTGGACGAAGCTGGTAAGTACTCGTGGATCAAGGCCCCGCGTTGGCGCGGTCATGCCATGGAAGTGGGGCCATTGTCGCGCTACATCATCGGCTACGCGCAAGGCAATCCCGAATTCAAGGAACCGGTCGAAGCGGTTCTGTCCAAACTGGACGTGCCGGTCACGGCCTTGTTCTCAACCCTGGGACGGACCGCCGCGCGCGGTCTGGAATGCCAGTGGGCGGCGCACAAGATGCGTTATTTCTTCGACAAGATGATCGCCAACATCAAAGCCGGCGACAGCTCCACCGCCAACACGGCCAAGTGGGACCCGGCGGCTTGGCCCAAGTCGGCACGGGGTGCGGGTTTTACCGAAGCGCCGCGCGGCGCGTTGGGTCACTGGGTGGAAATCGAAGGCGGCAAGATCAAAAGCTACCAGTGCATCGTGCCGACCACATGGAACGGCTCGCCGCGTGACGGCGAAGGCAACATCGGTGCGTTCGAAGCTTCGTTGATGGACACGCCGATGGCCGATCCCGAGCAACCGCTGGAAATTATCCGCACCCTGCACAGTTTCGATCCGTGCTTGGCGTGTTCCACCCACGTGATGTCGCCGGACGGTCAGGAAATGGCCGACGTCAAAGTCCGCTGATCAGCCAAGGGGAGGCAAGACCATGAATATGGATGTGAAACCGGGAACGATCGATCCCTCCACCTCCGTTTATGTCTACGAACTGCCCGTGCGGCTGTGGCACTGGATCAATGCGCTCAGCATCGTGGTGCTGGCGGTGTCGGGTTACTTCATCGGCAATCCGCTGCCCAGCGTGGGCGGTGGCGAGGCCAGCGATCACTTCGTGATGGGGTATATTCGCTTCGCCCATTTTACGGCGGCGTATGTCTTCGCCATCGGCTTTTTGGGGCGGCTCTACTGGGCGGTGGTGGGCAACCACCATTCCCGGCAGATCTTGTTCATTCCGTTTTGGCGCGCGGACTATTGGAGCGAACTGTTCTTTGAGTTCCGGTGGTACCTGTTCATGGAAAAAGAACCCAAAAAATATGTCGGCCACAATCCGCTGGCGCAGTTCTTCATGTTCTTTTGCATCACCTTGATGACGCTGTTCATGATCGGCACCGGCTTTGCGCTGTACGGCGAAGGCATGGGCATCGGCAGTTGGCAGGCGACCCTGTTCGGCTGGGTCTACGACATCTTCCCCAACACCTTGTCGCTGCACGCATGGCACCGGATGGGGATGTGGGTGTTCGTGGTGTTCGTCATCGTTCACGTCTATGCGGCGATCCGCGAAGACATCATGTCGCGTCAAAGCCTGATCTCGACCATGATCAGCGGTGATCGCATGTTCAAAGACAACCGTGATTGAGAGGGTGTGATGAGCAATGGCAACACCCTGGTGCTCGGCATCGGCAACATCCTTTGGGCCGATGAAGGTTTCGGTGTGCGGGCGGTGGAAGAATTTCATCGCCGCTACCAGACCTCGGACGATGTGGTGATTATGGATGGCGGCACCCAGGGCCTTTATTTGGTGCAGTTTGTCCAAGAGGCGGACAATCTGCTGGTCTTCGATGCGGTTGATTACGGTCTCGATCCCGGCGAGATGATCGTCGTTACCGGCGATGAGGTGCCCAAGTTTACTGGCGCGAAAAAAATGAGCCTGCACCAAACCGGCTTTCAGGAAGTGCTCTCGGCCGCTGACTTCACCGGTCATTATCCAAACGAACTGACGTTGATCGGCGTGCAGGCATTGGATTTGGAAGATTGGGGCGGCTCGCTCACCGACTTGGTCAAATCGAAAATCGACCAAGCGCTGGACATCGCAGTCAAGCAACTGCGTGACTGGGGCGTCGAGGTGACGGAACGTACCGTTCCACTGGCTGAAGGCGAAGGTCTGTTGGTTCACGATCTGGGCATCGGCGCATACGAAGCCGAGCACCCCCTTGAAACGGCGGGGGGGGCGTAAGGTTATGTGTCTCGGTATTCCTATGCGCATCGTGACGGTGGGCGACGGCCGTGCCGACTGCCAGGATCGAGATGGCGGGTTTCGCGACGTGGTGACGCTGTTGCTGGATAAGCCACAAGTGGGCGATTGGGTGCTGGTGCACTTGGACAACGCCATGCGCATCCTCGATGAGGACGAAGCCGACCAAATTTCCGATGCACTGCAAGCGCTCAACGCCGTGTTGCACGGCGACAGTTTCGAGCACTTGTTTGCGGATCTGATCGATCGCGAACCGGAACTTCCCGAAGCGCACCGCGCTCAACCAAGTCAAAAGGAAAACGCAGCATGATCACCGCATCCTCATCCATCGATCGTTTGATCGAACGCACCGCGGCGGGCGTGTTCGGCCCCGCTGAGTTGGCTGCAATCGTTTCCAACGGCGATTGGTTGGTATTTTTTCCCGGCGAGGTCGGTAAACGTCCCGAAACCGCAGACTTGGCGGTGATCTTACCTGAACTGGTCAAGGGCCGAAACGGATCTCTGCAAATCGCCGTCGTCAACGCCGAGGATGAAGAGGCGTTGTCGGCTGAATACGGGGTGTTGGTTAAGCCCACCGTGGCGTTCGTGCGCGACGGTGATATCAAAGGCCTGGTGCCGCGCATCAAGGATTGGGCGGAATACGAATTCAAACTCGCGGAACTACTTCCCGTTGATACAAACAGGAGCGCCGACGCATGAAAATGTTCGAATGGGACCAGGACGAAGGCGTGGAACTGAACATTCCGTCCATCAATGGCAACGGGCTGGATGTCTTGGACGTCCATGCTACGGACAATGCCTTGCGTCTGGCGCGCGCCGAGGAATTGGCGCGCGACGCGACGGCGGGAATCGAAAAACTGCGGGAAATCGCCGGCATCATGGCGAGCCAAGCCAGCGACGGTGCATCGGTGAGCTTTAGCTTGAATGAGTTCGATGAAAAATCGCGTGAACTGATCGGCGAGGTGCTGGGGCGGGGCGAGGTGTCCGGTCACATGAGCGAGCCGCAACCGTTGAACATTCAAGAAAGTATCTTTCCGGGGCTGTGGCGGGTCAAAAACCTATCGCGTTCGGATGAACCGGAAGTCGTCATCATCGCGGACGTACCGTTGGTGCTGCGCTTGCCAGCAAGCGAAACCGTGGATGCCAACATGGTTATTCCCGAAGACGCCAAAGATACCATGAATGCGTTACCGGTCCTGGCGGAAATTCGCGACCGTGCGCTCAGCTATCAATCAAACCGTGAAAACCACATCATCAATTTCACCCTGTTGCCGATGAGCCAGCAGGATATGGACGTGTTGCGCGACACCTTGGGTGCGGGGCATATTGATCTGGTGTCGACCGGTTACGGTGCATGCCGGGTGTGCTCGACGCGATGGCCGCATGTGTGGTCGGTGCAGTATTTCAATTCCATGGACAAGATCATCTTGGATACCTTGGAAATCGGCGACATTCCGGCTGTTGTCCGGGCATCCAAAGAAGATTTTCACGATAGCGCTGAACGGATTTTGGAAATCATCGAGGCATATTTGTAATGACGTCGACCGCGCCAATCCTTGCTGAAGACAACGAAACCGCGCCGGGACGCATGGAATGCGGCGTGTGCTGGTATGTTTATGACCCCGCTGTCGGTGATGATGTGTGGCAAATCGAACCCGGGGTGGCGTTTCACGATTTGCCCGCCCATTGGCAGTGCCCGACCTGCGACGCGAAGATGTCGTCGTTTATGCCGCTGAGCGGCGAGCGTCAGCATGCGGACGCTGAAGACGATATTGCGCGCATCGTCGCCATTTATCGTCGCATTGATCTCGAACGCATGCAGGATCTGCCGTTTCGCAACGACGCCTTGCAGGTCGAAGCTGTGGGCTTTTGCGATTGGCACGGCGACCGCCTCGGCGTCATCATTTCTCCGTGGTTCATCAACTTGGTGTTGGTGCCAGGGGCCGACACCGACTGGTCCGTGTACCGTCACGGCGACAAGGTGCAGTACGTATTTCCCGCTGGGCGCTACGACTTCGTTCACGGCGACTTGGAGGACTTTGGCTTTATCCAGTCGTGTTCGTTGATGTCGCCGGTCGGCGACGTGCAGGATCAAGACACCGCGCGTCTGATCGGTGAAGAGGTGATGCGTCTGATGATGATCGAAGCCGACCCGAGCGACGATGATCGCGGAACGCCGTTGTTGAGCGCGGTCGCCGAACCAGAGGCAACGACACCCAAGACACAACAACCCATCAGTCGTCGCGAGTTGCTGCGTGGACGGCGCATCCCATCATCAGAGGAGACCTAACCTATGAAGCGCACCTTATTCGCCGCATATGTCGCTTGCGGCTTGGCATTGATTACGCCCTCCGCCTTTGCACACGAACCCGCAGCCTTGGACGGCGGTGCCGGCGCCTGGGTGATCCATCAATTGACCCAGGCTGACCACCTCATCGCGCTCGCCGTGGCCGTGTGTCTGGGGGCCGGTTATGTCGTGTTTAAAAAAGCCCGCGCCGCAAACGGTATGGGCTGAGGCTTTTTGATACCCATCCACTGCTCTTAACTCTCGGTGTTATCTGTCACAACGCCCAACTTGGACCGGATGCGGTGATCCCAGCTGCAATCCGGTCTCTTTCTTTTGGACGCAGGGGCGGTTACAGTTTTGAGCCATAACGAAGGGCAAAACCGTGACGTTCAATATTCTCTGGCTTCAGGCGGGTAGCTGCGGCGGCTGCACCATGGCGGCGCTGACGGCGCAAGACCGCGGCATGCTTGCGGCGTTGAAGCCATTTGACGTCAACGTGCTGTGGCATCCGGCTTTGAGTTTGGAGAGCGGACAAGAAGCCGTTGCGATCTTACAAAACGTGCTCGATGGCAAGGTTGTGGTCGATGCGTTGTGCGTCGAGGGGTCGGTTTTGCGCGGCCCCCACGGTAGCGGTAAATTTCAAATGATGCCGGGGACAGAGCGGTCGATGGCCGCGTGGATCAAAGATCTGGCTCAGCAGGCGCGCTACGTGATCGCGGTCGGTACATGTTCGGCGTTTGGCGGGTTGCCGATGGCGGGCGGCAATCCCACAGACGCTTGCGGCCTGCAATACGAAGGCGACGCGGCGGGCGGCTTGTTGGGGCGTGAATTCGTGTCCAAGGAAGGAATGCCGGTGATCAACGTCGCGGGCTGTGCGCCGCATCCCGATTGGATCACTGAAACGCTGAGCTTGCTGGCTGCCGGACGGTTGACGCGTGAACGGCTGGACGTACGTGCGCGGCCGCGCTTTTTCGCCGACCATTTGGCCCATCACGGCTGTTCACGGAACGAGTATTACGAGTTTAAGGCCAGCGCCTCGCAGTTTTCTCAATTGGGCTGCATGATGGAAAATATGGGGTGCAAGGCGACCCAGGCGGTGGGCGATTGCAATCTGCGTTCGTGGAACGGCGCTAAGGGTGGGTGCCCCGACGCGGGATTCCCATGCATCGCGTGCACCTCGCCGGGATTTGAGACGCCGAAAGGCAGTTTTCAGGAAACGTCCAAGCGTGCGGGCATTCCCGTAGGGCTGCCGGTTGATATGCCCAAGGCGTGGTTCATGGCTTTGGCGGCGCTGTCGAAATCAGCCACGCCCAAACGGGTGCTGAACAATGCAGCATCCGACCATGTGGTGGTTCCGCCTGCTCGTGAAAACGAAAGCTAAGGGGAGCGCATGACGAGACGCATCATCGGTCCTTTCAACCGCGTCGAAGGCGATCTGGAAATCACCCTGGACATCGACGGTGGCGTTGTGCGCGAAGCCCGCGTCAATGCGTCCTTGTATCGCGGATTTGAACAAATTTTATTGGGCCGGCCGGCGCTGGACGCCATTTCCATCACCCCGCGGATCTGCGGCATTTGCTCGGTATCGCAATCGGTGGCGACGGTTGCGGCGCTGGCCGACGCATTTGCCATCAAGCCCGCCCCCAATGGCCAGTTGGGCATCAACCTAATTCACGGCGCGGAAAACCTCGCCGATCACCTGACGCATTTTTATCTTTTTTTCATGCCCGACTTCGCCCGCCCGGTCTATTCCAACAAGCCGTGGTTCGCCGAGGTCGAGCGCCGCTTTGCCGCGAAGACGGGCTTGGGGGCGCAGGCGTGGCTGGTTGCGCGTGCGCGGTTGTTGCATGTGACCGGCATCTTGGCGGGTAAATGGCCGCACACCTTGGCCGTGCAGCCAGGCGGCTTGACCCATGCGCCCGACGACGGAGAGCTGATGCATCTGCGTTCGATCCTCGCCGACGTGCGGGACTTTTTACAAAACACGGTTTTTGGCACAACGTTGGAACGCATCGTCGAACTGGATCGGCGCCCTGCGCTGGACGACGCCATCGAGGCGTCGCTGGCGGCAGCGGGCGACTTTGGTCTATTCGGTGCCGTGGCAAGGGATTTGAGCTTGGAAAACCTTGGTCTGGGTTACGATCGGTTCATGAGCTTCGGCGCCTATCACGGCGAGGGCGGTGCACTGTTCGCCCCTGGGATCATGGATGGCGGCGCGCCACTAGCGCTGGATCCCAATGTGTTCAGTGAAGACCCCAGCCATGCATGGCTGATGGGTGACGTGGCGCATCCGCTTGATGGTGAAACCTTGCCTTACGCGGATCGCGTCGACGCTTACACTTGGTGCAAAGCCCCACGGGTTGAGGGACGCCCGGTCGAAGTCGGCGCAGTGGCGCGCCAACTTATCGCAGATCAGCCGTTGATTCGCGATTTGATCGGAAAGGGTCCGGCCAATGTGTTTGCGCGGGTCATCGCCAGACTGTTGGAAAGCGCGCGCATCGTGCTGGCCATGGAAGATTGGGCGGCACGTTTGCAAGCCCATGCGTCGGTGTGTGTCGAAACCGGGGGGGCGGATCAAACCAGCGGCATCGGCGTCGGCTTGGTGGAAGCTGCGCGCGGCAGTCTCGGCCATTGGCTGCGGGTGGAAAATGGCTTGATTCAGCACTACCAGATTATCGCTCCCACCACGTGGAACTTCTCACCGCGTGACAAGCACGGTCAACCCGGTCCGTTGGAGTTTGCTTTGCAAAACACGCCGGTGGACGATGACGAGCCAACCCCGGCATCGGTGCAACACGTGGTGCGCTCGTTCGATCCGTGCATGGTGTGTACGGTTCACTAAAAATTCACTGCCCAAATGATGGAAAGTATGTTTTCATATCGGATATAAACTTTACAGTTCGACGAAGAGGGGCAGCGCGTAAGCGCCTGATTTCAGGTGGTCTTTTTTTAAGTCTTGGCGTTTTGTCTGTGGCATGGATATTGCCAAAAGGTACACAATAAGGCGCGCCGTTTAAGGTGCGCGGTTCCAGGGAGGAAAGCCATGTGTACGGTTTGTGGATGCGGTAAAGACGATGTGAAGGTCGAGGGGGAGCGCAATGCCCACAGCCCCAACCACACCCACGACCACAACGATCATCACCATCCTCATCACGACCACGATCATCTCCATGATCATGGGCACGATCATCAGCATCACGATCACGATCAGCATCACGACCACAGTCATGATCACAGCCACGAACACGTCGATGCAGCGGGCGATCTGCACTATGGCAAGGGCATCGGCGGCGCACATGTGCCAGGCATAAGCCAAGCGCGCATCGTCCAGATCGAACAAGATATCTTGGGCAAGAACGATCATCTCGCATCGCATAATCGTGCGCGTTTTGTCGACATGGGCGTGTTGGCGTTGAATCTGGTGTCGTCGCCGGGGTCGGGAAAGACCACGCTGCTGGCGCGGTCCGCCGCCGATCTACTGAAAACCATGCCCGTCGCGGTGGTCGAGGGCGACCAGCAGACCGCGCTGGACGCAGACCGGATCCGCGATGCAGGCGTACCTGCGGTGCAGGTCAACACCGGCAAAGGTTGCCATTTGGACGCGCACATGGTTGGGCGCGCCGTCGATAGCCTGAGTGGGCAGGGTGCGGGCTTGGAAAGCGGTGGTGTGCTGTT belongs to Magnetovibrio sp. and includes:
- a CDS encoding hydrogenase expression/formation protein, whose product is MKMFEWDQDEGVELNIPSINGNGLDVLDVHATDNALRLARAEELARDATAGIEKLREIAGIMASQASDGASVSFSLNEFDEKSRELIGEVLGRGEVSGHMSEPQPLNIQESIFPGLWRVKNLSRSDEPEVVIIADVPLVLRLPASETVDANMVIPEDAKDTMNALPVLAEIRDRALSYQSNRENHIINFTLLPMSQQDMDVLRDTLGAGHIDLVSTGYGACRVCSTRWPHVWSVQYFNSMDKIILDTLEIGDIPAVVRASKEDFHDSAERILEIIEAYL
- a CDS encoding [NiFe]-hydrogenase assembly chaperone HybE, translated to MTSTAPILAEDNETAPGRMECGVCWYVYDPAVGDDVWQIEPGVAFHDLPAHWQCPTCDAKMSSFMPLSGERQHADAEDDIARIVAIYRRIDLERMQDLPFRNDALQVEAVGFCDWHGDRLGVIISPWFINLVLVPGADTDWSVYRHGDKVQYVFPAGRYDFVHGDLEDFGFIQSCSLMSPVGDVQDQDTARLIGEEVMRLMMIEADPSDDDRGTPLLSAVAEPEATTPKTQQPISRRELLRGRRIPSSEET
- a CDS encoding HupU protein; amino-acid sequence: MTFNILWLQAGSCGGCTMAALTAQDRGMLAALKPFDVNVLWHPALSLESGQEAVAILQNVLDGKVVVDALCVEGSVLRGPHGSGKFQMMPGTERSMAAWIKDLAQQARYVIAVGTCSAFGGLPMAGGNPTDACGLQYEGDAAGGLLGREFVSKEGMPVINVAGCAPHPDWITETLSLLAAGRLTRERLDVRARPRFFADHLAHHGCSRNEYYEFKASASQFSQLGCMMENMGCKATQAVGDCNLRSWNGAKGGCPDAGFPCIACTSPGFETPKGSFQETSKRAGIPVGLPVDMPKAWFMALAALSKSATPKRVLNNAASDHVVVPPARENES
- a CDS encoding nickel-dependent hydrogenase large subunit, which gives rise to MTRRIIGPFNRVEGDLEITLDIDGGVVREARVNASLYRGFEQILLGRPALDAISITPRICGICSVSQSVATVAALADAFAIKPAPNGQLGINLIHGAENLADHLTHFYLFFMPDFARPVYSNKPWFAEVERRFAAKTGLGAQAWLVARARLLHVTGILAGKWPHTLAVQPGGLTHAPDDGELMHLRSILADVRDFLQNTVFGTTLERIVELDRRPALDDAIEASLAAAGDFGLFGAVARDLSLENLGLGYDRFMSFGAYHGEGGALFAPGIMDGGAPLALDPNVFSEDPSHAWLMGDVAHPLDGETLPYADRVDAYTWCKAPRVEGRPVEVGAVARQLIADQPLIRDLIGKGPANVFARVIARLLESARIVLAMEDWAARLQAHASVCVETGGADQTSGIGVGLVEAARGSLGHWLRVENGLIQHYQIIAPTTWNFSPRDKHGQPGPLEFALQNTPVDDDEPTPASVQHVVRSFDPCMVCTVH
- the hypB gene encoding hydrogenase nickel incorporation protein HypB, which gives rise to MCTVCGCGKDDVKVEGERNAHSPNHTHDHNDHHHPHHDHDHLHDHGHDHQHHDHDQHHDHSHDHSHEHVDAAGDLHYGKGIGGAHVPGISQARIVQIEQDILGKNDHLASHNRARFVDMGVLALNLVSSPGSGKTTLLARSAADLLKTMPVAVVEGDQQTALDADRIRDAGVPAVQVNTGKGCHLDAHMVGRAVDSLSGQGAGLESGGVLFIENVGNLVCPAAFDLGEAAKVVILSVTEGEDKPLKYPDMFHASDLMILNKSDLLPYVPFSVEKCIEYARRINPDIEVVQLSALTGEGLQDWYDWIENRRAAVSAAKKTA